The Vibrio rhizosphaerae genome contains the following window.
GTTAATTGTTGAACCTGTTGTCTGGCAAGTTTTTCCATTATGATTCCGCCTGATTTAATTTTTCAATTCGAAGCGTCACAGCGCGTTTGTGCGCATCCAATCCTTCGGCATCAGCCATTGTCACCACAGTCGGTGCCAGTTGACGCAACCCATCGGCTGAAAGTTCCTGAACCGTCATCCGCTTACTAAAATCCGCCAGCCCCAGACTGGAATAAGTTCTGGTGTAACCATAAGTTGGCAAAACGTGATTGGTTCCGGAGGCATAATCACCGGCAGATTCAGGAGACCAACTGCCTAAAAAGATCGAGCCGGCATTGTCGAGCAATGGCAACAGCTCCCGCGGATTTTTCGTCTGTACGATCAAATGTTCCGGGCCATAGATATTAGAAATAGAAATGGCCTGTGTCATCGATTCAGAAATAATCACCAGACTCGATGCCAGTGCTTTTTCAGCCGTCTCGGCGCGGGAAAGAACACGGAGCTGAGACTTCACCGCATCGGTGACTTGGTCTGCAATAATCGGAGAAGGGGTCACAAGAACCACTTGAGAATCGGGACCATGCTCCGCCTGACTGAGTAGATCCGCAGCAATAAAGTCCGGGTCGGCGGTCTCATCAGCAATCACCATCACTTCAGAAGGACCTGCGGGCATGTCAATCGCAGCACCGCGAAAATCGTTGCTCACCTGACGTTTCGCTTCTGTGACATACGCATTGCCCGGGCCAAAAATCTTATCGACTTTTGCGACAGATTCCGTGCCGTAGGCCATGGCTGCAATCGCCTGACCACCACCAACATTATACACTTCATCGATCTGACACAGCTTTGCCACATAAAGGATTTCATCTGCAATCGGCGGCGGTGAACATAAGACAACTTTTCGACAGCCCGCAATGCGAGCCGGAACGCCCAACATCAAGACCGTGGAAGGTAACGGAGCACTCCCCCCGGGAATATACAAACCGACCGTATTAATAGGACGAGTGATCTGTTCACACACCACCCCGGGCATGGTCTCGACCTGAATGGGTGGGGCAATTTGAGCTTTATGAAATTTAGTAATATTTGCGTAAGCCTGCTCAAGTGCCTGTTTCATCGGTTCAGAGAGACGTTCCGAAGCAGCTTGAATTTCTTGTGCTGACACACGAATATTCTCAGGACTGACTTTGTCGAACTTCTCCGTCAGTGCTCGGAGCGCCTGATCCCCGTTTTGACGAACCTGTTCAATCACTGTTGCTACCGCTGCGGTAACATTTGCACCCTCAATGATCGCCGGACGCTCCAAAACCGAAGCTTGCTGCTCTTTGTTTAAAGATTGCCATACAACCGTTCTCATTATGATCACTCCATCATTTTTTCAATCGGCAGAACCAGAATCGAACTCGCCCCTAAGGCTTTTAAATGCTCCATGGTTTCCCAGAACAAATTTTCAGAGCTTACAAGATGTACCGCAACTTTTGATTTATCAGCTGACAGCGGTAAAACCGTCGGATCTTCTGCGCCCGGCAGTAATTGTTTAATCTCTGCTAGTTTATCCACCGGTGCATGAAGCATGATGTATTTCGACTCTTTCGCCTGCTGAACGCCGTGCATCCGGGTCAGTAATTTATCAATCAAAGCTGCTTTGTCAGGCGCAAAATCCCCACAACGCTGAACCAGCGTTGCTTTTGACTCGAAAATCACTTCAACTTCTTTCAGTCCATTGGCTTCTAGTGTCGCGCCGGTTGACACTAAATCCGCAATCGCATCTGCGAGTCCGGCTCTTGGCGCGACTTCTACTGAACCGGTCAGCATACAGGTGGTAAATGGAATATCCTGACGATCCATATAAGCTTTGAGCAGATGAGGATATGTTGTCGCAATTCTCATACCATTCAAATCTTGCGGGCCGTTGTATGTTTTCTCTTTATCAATCGCAATCGACAAACGACATCCGCCAAATTCAAGGCGTCTTAAAGATACGAACTCATTTGGTTCATTCAGCGCCAGACGATCCAAACGAGTTTCTTCGAGGACGTTTTCACCGACAAATCCCAAATCCACGACGCCATCCATAATTAATCCCGGAATGTCGTCATCACGGACTAACAGAAGATCAATCGGCATATTCAGGGAGTGGACAACTAATCGCTCCCCCATCACATTAAACTTCACACCACACTGCTTCAGGAGAGCCATACATTCCTTGCTCAGGCGACCTTTTTTTTGAACTGCAATTCTCAGGCGTTGTTGTGCTTGCATAAATAATTCCTTGTCAATCATTGTTCTTGTCAGTATCCATTCAACTTTTGGATGTCAGCTGTTTCTTCATGTAAAGCATATAAAAAAACCCTCGGAATTACTCCCGAGGGTTCATTGAATTTTTTCATTTCACCTCCGGGAGAATTTTATCTCCCGGGTATGCGCTCATCTCCCGAAAGATAATTTAGGGATGATGATGGTGATGAATGTTCGTAATAAAACTTTTCATAATAAAACCGCGCATACTTGGAAAAATCTTTAACTTGCCTATCAAGTTTTCTTCACACTATACAAGCTTGAGGGGTTTTGCAACCCCTCTTTTGACTTTTTATGCAAATAATCTTCATAAGACAAATCATGCCTGAGATTGCTGTCGGATACGAAAGCCAAAACAGATGACGGCAAATACGGCCAAGGTCACCAGTAAGGATAAGCTAACGGAATCACTCAGCCCTAAAACGATATAGCCAATCAGCGAGATAAACGCCACTAGCAACGCATAAGGAAGTTGCGTTGAAACATGATCAATATGATGACACCGCGCCCCGGTTGACGACAAAATAGTGGTGTCAGAAATCGGAGAACAGTGATCACCAAAGACGGAACCTGCAAGTACCGCGGCTAACATTGGCATCATCAGCGCCAGCTCGGTTGCACCAGCAATATCTCCGGCAATTGGCAGCATAATGCCAAACGTTCCCCACGATGTGCCGGTCGCGAATGCCATAAACCCTGACAACACAAATAGAATTGCAGGCAACCAATGTACCGGAATATTGCCTTGTGCCATGGATGAGAGATAGAGCCCGGTCTGCATATCTTTAATAATGGCTCCGATTGTCCATGCGAAAAACAACACTAAGATTGCTCCGAACATCGACTTCATCCCGATGAACAACGTTTTCAAAATGGTACCCAGCGGCATTCGTTGTCTCACAACAGAAAAGAGTGCCATCAACAATCCGACTAAACCACCGTCGATCAGAGACATCCCCACATTAGTATTTTCAAACGCCCCTAAAATACTAAATGTTTCACCAGCAGCAGCCAGCGACTGCCAACCGGTAAAGAGCATCGCGGCAACGGTAGCAATGACCAGTGCCACAATCGGTACAATTAAGTCACGCACTCGCCCTGATTCACTTTCTTGAATATCGAGTTCATCTTTGAGTTCTGCTGCTTGATCATCACGCCCGATGCCGGATGCAACCCGATGTTCATGATGCTTCATCGGACCGATATCTAATTGAAAAACGATCATCGCGAATACCATTAATAAAGCAAAAATGGCATAGAAATTCATTGGAATTAACGCAATATATGCATTCAACGGTGTATATTCGGTCATACCGTGGGAGACTAAAATGCCACCGATGATGGTCATAATATAAGCCCCCCAACTGGAAGCCGGCATGATGATACACATAGGTGCAGCGGTTGAATCAAGAATGTATGCCAGCTTTGCGCGGGAAACACCGAACCGGTCAGTGACCGGACGAGAAATCGAACCAACGGCCAGACTATTGAAATAGTCATCGACAAAAATAAAAACGCCCAAAAAAGCTGAAAGCAATTGTGCACCTTTATTGCCTTTCACTTTTTTATCGGCCCACAATGCAAATGCCCGAGTCCCGCCAGAAAGCGTCAAAATTGCAGTCATCATCCCGAGTAGGAGAAGAAAACCGATAATACTCATGTTCCAACTATTAATTGCACCGTCTTCAATCACTAGCGCATAAACTTTGCCTTGGATGTAATCGAACGAAGAAAACAGAGAATAATCGTTCAACAGGCAGGCCCCCAACAAGATACCAACACCTAAAGAGAGCAATACTCGTCTGGTCAGGATCGCCATACCCAAAGCAACAACCGGTGGAACAAGAGAGATATAGGAAGAGGAAAAATCAACTAATGTCATGATCTTCAATCACCAATAATTTAATATGGTAAGAGACCTACTGCATTGTAATTATATGAATAACCTGTCTGTGTCATTCAAAAAGATGAACTAAGTGAAAAGCAATCTCGCTTCACCCAATCCTACAGTAGCGCTCCATAGTTATACAAAAAAATAGACTATGGCAGTGTTGCCCCTATTCGGGAACAACCCCAGCGAACGGTCTCCGATAAACACATTCACTTCGGCAAAAAAGCCTTTCAGTCAGAGTCACTGGCATCACCCTACTCTGATTTACTTATCTTGATTGCACCTCTACACGGACTAGAACAATTCACTACCACTTCGACAGAATAACGGCAGTATATGTTGATGGCCGAATTAGAACGCGCCCATTGTACAAATACCAAAACCATTTGCAACAGGTTTGTCCTTTCTTTAAATCAAAAGGAGACAAAAGCAATAAGCTTCCTATTAAGCTCAATGAATAACTCTGTTAACAAATCAAGCTCATATATGATATCCATCGTAATTAATGATAATTTGACATAGGCATTTACAATAATTTACGATTCTGCCAGTTTTTTTATATATTATTAGTTCACTAATGTTGTCATAATAAATATCTGCGTTTATTATTACATTGTGTTTAAATAAAGTTGTGGGAATAACAAAATGTCGGAACTAACTAAAACTCTGCTGAATATTCGTAGCTTACGTGCCTATGCACGTAATTTAACACTCGTTCAGTTAGAGGAAGCTTTAGAAAAACTGACCTCTGTCGTTGAAGAACGCAGAGAATCAGAGGAACAAGAACGAGCAGAAAGAGAAAAGCAAGAAGCAAAACTGGCTCAAATTGCTGAACAAATTGCACAAGATGGTATCGATGTAGACGCGTTAATTTCTGCACTTTCCACCGAAGGTAAGACAAAAGGTAAACGTGCACCACGCCCAGCGAAATATAAATATATCGATGAAAATGGCGCAGAAAAAACCTGGACAGGTCAAGGTCGTACACCATCTGTAATTCAAAAAGCCCTTGATGAAGGCAAGTCTCTGGATGATTTTGCGCTCTAATTCCAGCGACATAAATATTAAAAGGCTCCTCATGGAGCCTTTTTTATTGTTTCTCATTCAGAGTAATTATATGAACCTTTATGCGAAACCAATTATTCTTAGCGAAACATTTTATCTACTTTTTTCACCGAATTATTTTTTGTTATCGTTCCCAATATGCTTCTTCCAGACTATCCTCTCTTTCTGGTAAACCTTTTGATAACCTTGGTGAATGTTGACTTAAAACTTCATAGCTTGCTCTATTAGAATACTTACAGACTTGGGAGAACGATGAATAAGTAATAGAATCATATTGATGCTTAATTGAATTCGGCACATTCATTTTATGGTATCTATTTGCTGCCATGTCATGTAATAAAGCAGACAATGCAGCATCACCGGCACCATTGGTGTTTTTAATCACTTCAGGTCCCCCCATATAAGGGGCAATATGTGAGTATACTCTGATCGGATGAGTACAACATTGTTTCATCATTGGCCGACTAAATTCATAACGATTGAACTCAGGAATACTGCCGGGTAATAAAGGCAGGCTGGTTTGACGTTTGGCAGCATCTTCTGTATATCCAGCCATAAATAAACCAAGCGCGCCCGCCGTACATAACACCAAATCAACCCATTCAAGCGCTTTATTTGCTGCCATCAACGGATCGGATTCTCCGGTTAAAGCATGACCTTCATCTTCATTCATCGCAACAACTGTGATGTGCTGTTTTAAAAAGTCTTGCCAAAAAGCCGGGTCCTGCTCAATGACATGTTTTGTTCCCAACGTTAATACCACAGGCACCTGATACTTCTTCGCATATTCGATTGCCTTCATCGTTGCTTGGGGCATCGGATCACCGGGTTGGCAACGAATTAAATAAGCCGTTAAAACTAACGCAGAAGCCGATTGAAAAATATGTTCTGGAATACTTTCCGGTTGGAGCTGATTCATTTGACCTTCGCTAATAGCAAAAGTTCGTTCACCACTTGAAGTCACCAATGTAAAACAGCGCCCAATCGCACCATCAATTCCCTGTAAATGATTCAAATCTACTCGACTGGAGGTATGGCACAAATAACGATAGCCATAACTACCGATGCCAATATTCTTGCACATCACACCTAATAAGGTAGAACGATCATCAGCTAATACAGAATAGTTATGCAAGGTATTACCGATTGTGCCACCAGCATACTCATTAGTAATCAGATGCTTTTCAACCAACTCAGAATAAAGTAACTCCGCCGTCTCATCCTGAATAACTAAAGAGTGTCCAATACTTAACCCATACCGTTGAATTAAATCCTCATCGACCGTTGCTTCTATATCAACCAGTATTTGGTCAATACCAATGACGTGTGTATGGGGGGATGTTTTTCGTTGAGAGCTTCGTAAAATGAGTAAATCACGCTCATCGACAGGAAAATAATGTTTTGACTTACGCTGGCCGGGAAACTTCATATTTAAATTATCGTGAATGGAAAGACTGCGTAAGTTTAGCTGCCAATATAGTCTTGAGCAATGCCCTGAACAACAGTAATCGATTTCACATCAAATATTAAGATATCCTTGATAAGAGCATATGAAATCCAGCGCGTGAATATAGATGCAATAAAGATTAATTTTATAAAATTATTATATCCGTTCCATATTTTTCAGTATTTTTAGCCAAAGACAAACTTGACATATAAACCATCCATGTATACCAGAAAATCATTTTTGTTTCTCAACAACTATTTTTATAATAAATACATATATTTTGTACACTTTTAATGGCTATTTTTTATCTCTCTTTACCATTACTCTTTTGTGACGCTTTGTGACCTTCTGCAACGCAAAATATCAGTTCATATCATAATGACAAAAATTTTTACAAAAAATCACATGTTGAATATCAATATGTTGATCATCTTTACGGTCTTA
Protein-coding sequences here:
- a CDS encoding inosine/guanosine kinase; translation: MKFPGQRKSKHYFPVDERDLLILRSSQRKTSPHTHVIGIDQILVDIEATVDEDLIQRYGLSIGHSLVIQDETAELLYSELVEKHLITNEYAGGTIGNTLHNYSVLADDRSTLLGVMCKNIGIGSYGYRYLCHTSSRVDLNHLQGIDGAIGRCFTLVTSSGERTFAISEGQMNQLQPESIPEHIFQSASALVLTAYLIRCQPGDPMPQATMKAIEYAKKYQVPVVLTLGTKHVIEQDPAFWQDFLKQHITVVAMNEDEGHALTGESDPLMAANKALEWVDLVLCTAGALGLFMAGYTEDAAKRQTSLPLLPGSIPEFNRYEFSRPMMKQCCTHPIRVYSHIAPYMGGPEVIKNTNGAGDAALSALLHDMAANRYHKMNVPNSIKHQYDSITYSSFSQVCKYSNRASYEVLSQHSPRLSKGLPEREDSLEEAYWER
- a CDS encoding H-NS family histone-like protein, with the protein product MSELTKTLLNIRSLRAYARNLTLVQLEEALEKLTSVVEERRESEEQERAEREKQEAKLAQIAEQIAQDGIDVDALISALSTEGKTKGKRAPRPAKYKYIDENGAEKTWTGQGRTPSVIQKALDEGKSLDDFAL
- the hisG gene encoding ATP phosphoribosyltransferase; its protein translation is MQAQQRLRIAVQKKGRLSKECMALLKQCGVKFNVMGERLVVHSLNMPIDLLLVRDDDIPGLIMDGVVDLGFVGENVLEETRLDRLALNEPNEFVSLRRLEFGGCRLSIAIDKEKTYNGPQDLNGMRIATTYPHLLKAYMDRQDIPFTTCMLTGSVEVAPRAGLADAIADLVSTGATLEANGLKEVEVIFESKATLVQRCGDFAPDKAALIDKLLTRMHGVQQAKESKYIMLHAPVDKLAEIKQLLPGAEDPTVLPLSADKSKVAVHLVSSENLFWETMEHLKALGASSILVLPIEKMME
- a CDS encoding Na+/H+ antiporter NhaC family protein, with product MTLVDFSSSYISLVPPVVALGMAILTRRVLLSLGVGILLGACLLNDYSLFSSFDYIQGKVYALVIEDGAINSWNMSIIGFLLLLGMMTAILTLSGGTRAFALWADKKVKGNKGAQLLSAFLGVFIFVDDYFNSLAVGSISRPVTDRFGVSRAKLAYILDSTAAPMCIIMPASSWGAYIMTIIGGILVSHGMTEYTPLNAYIALIPMNFYAIFALLMVFAMIVFQLDIGPMKHHEHRVASGIGRDDQAAELKDELDIQESESGRVRDLIVPIVALVIATVAAMLFTGWQSLAAAGETFSILGAFENTNVGMSLIDGGLVGLLMALFSVVRQRMPLGTILKTLFIGMKSMFGAILVLFFAWTIGAIIKDMQTGLYLSSMAQGNIPVHWLPAILFVLSGFMAFATGTSWGTFGIMLPIAGDIAGATELALMMPMLAAVLAGSVFGDHCSPISDTTILSSTGARCHHIDHVSTQLPYALLVAFISLIGYIVLGLSDSVSLSLLVTLAVFAVICFGFRIRQQSQA
- the hisD gene encoding histidinol dehydrogenase, producing MRTVVWQSLNKEQQASVLERPAIIEGANVTAAVATVIEQVRQNGDQALRALTEKFDKVSPENIRVSAQEIQAASERLSEPMKQALEQAYANITKFHKAQIAPPIQVETMPGVVCEQITRPINTVGLYIPGGSAPLPSTVLMLGVPARIAGCRKVVLCSPPPIADEILYVAKLCQIDEVYNVGGGQAIAAMAYGTESVAKVDKIFGPGNAYVTEAKRQVSNDFRGAAIDMPAGPSEVMVIADETADPDFIAADLLSQAEHGPDSQVVLVTPSPIIADQVTDAVKSQLRVLSRAETAEKALASSLVIISESMTQAISISNIYGPEHLIVQTKNPRELLPLLDNAGSIFLGSWSPESAGDYASGTNHVLPTYGYTRTYSSLGLADFSKRMTVQELSADGLRQLAPTVVTMADAEGLDAHKRAVTLRIEKLNQAES